The following coding sequences lie in one Kribbella sp. NBC_00709 genomic window:
- a CDS encoding pyrimidine reductase family protein — MDRVDDLSDEELIAVYQVEDRSARHLRANFVSSLDGAVEIDGQSKALSSDSDSRVFSMARRLADVVLVGAGTVRDEGYNPLRLSKAAREWRTSAGLAENPTLAIVSSRLELSPVNPVFRSAVRPIVVTHEASPADRREALAEVADLIVVGAAEVDLQALVDELAARELPQILCEGGPHLLGSLTEADLVDELCLALAPLLAGPGSGRITAGPPTTLTRQMKLRSTLTATDDYLFFRYTREA; from the coding sequence ATGGACCGAGTTGACGACCTCTCCGACGAGGAACTGATCGCCGTCTACCAGGTCGAGGACCGGTCGGCGCGGCACCTGCGGGCGAACTTCGTCAGCAGCCTGGACGGCGCGGTCGAGATCGACGGGCAGTCGAAGGCCTTGTCGAGCGACTCCGACAGTCGCGTGTTCAGCATGGCGCGGCGGCTGGCGGACGTGGTGCTGGTCGGTGCGGGCACTGTCCGCGACGAGGGGTACAACCCGCTCCGGTTGTCGAAGGCGGCGCGGGAGTGGCGTACGTCGGCGGGCCTGGCGGAGAACCCGACGTTGGCGATCGTGTCGTCGCGACTCGAGCTGAGCCCGGTGAACCCGGTCTTCCGGTCCGCAGTGCGGCCGATCGTCGTGACCCACGAAGCGTCGCCGGCAGACCGCCGGGAGGCGCTGGCGGAGGTCGCGGATCTGATCGTCGTGGGCGCGGCCGAGGTTGACCTGCAGGCGCTGGTCGATGAGCTGGCCGCGCGCGAGCTGCCGCAGATCCTGTGCGAGGGCGGGCCGCATCTGCTCGGTTCGCTCACCGAGGCGGACCTGGTCGACGAGCTGTGCCTGGCGCTGGCCCCACTCCTCGCGGGCCCCGGCTCGGGCCGCATCACAGCTGGCCCCCCAACCACCCTCACCCGCCAGATGAAGCTCCGATCAACCCTCACCGCCACTGACGACTACCTCTTCTTCCGCTACACCCGAGAGGCATAA
- the folP gene encoding dihydropteroate synthase encodes MAIVNRTPDSFFDRGATYATDAAYAAIDQAVADGADLVDIGGVKAGYGEPVSEDEELRRTVDFVAGIRARHPSLVISVDTYRSGVARRVAEAGADLLNDTWAGADPDLVYAAAEAGAGLVCSHVGGLSPRTDPHRMAYDDVVADVIRTTTALADRALAAGVRPDGILIDPTHDFGKNTLQSLELTRRLDELAATGWPVLVAVSNKDFIGETLELPPGQRGNGTLAALSVSAWLGARVFRVHDVPAARQALDFIAVLRGTAQPAGTRRSLA; translated from the coding sequence ATGGCGATCGTCAACCGGACGCCGGACTCGTTCTTCGACCGCGGCGCGACGTACGCCACCGACGCGGCGTACGCGGCCATCGACCAGGCGGTCGCCGACGGTGCCGACCTGGTCGACATCGGTGGGGTCAAGGCCGGGTACGGCGAACCGGTCAGCGAGGACGAGGAGCTCCGCCGGACCGTCGATTTCGTGGCCGGTATCCGGGCCCGCCATCCGTCGCTGGTGATCAGCGTGGACACGTACCGTAGCGGGGTCGCGCGCCGGGTCGCCGAGGCCGGCGCGGACCTCCTCAACGACACCTGGGCAGGCGCCGACCCCGACCTCGTGTACGCCGCCGCCGAAGCCGGAGCGGGCCTCGTCTGCAGCCACGTCGGCGGCCTCTCGCCGCGCACGGACCCACACCGGATGGCGTACGACGACGTGGTGGCCGACGTGATCCGTACGACGACCGCGCTCGCGGACCGCGCGCTGGCGGCCGGAGTGCGGCCGGACGGGATCTTGATCGACCCGACGCACGACTTCGGCAAGAACACGCTGCAGTCGCTGGAGCTGACCCGCCGCCTCGACGAGCTGGCCGCCACCGGCTGGCCGGTGCTGGTCGCGGTCTCGAACAAGGACTTCATCGGCGAGACGCTGGAGCTGCCGCCGGGGCAGCGCGGGAACGGGACGCTGGCCGCCTTGAGTGTCTCGGCCTGGCTCGGTGCACGGGTCTTCCGCGTGCACGACGTACCGGCTGCTCGCCAGGCGCTCGACTTCATCGCCGTACTGCGTGGCACCGCGCAGCCCGCCGGAACGCGAAGGAGCCTGGCCTGA